In Nitrospirota bacterium, one DNA window encodes the following:
- a CDS encoding MBL fold metallo-hydrolase, with protein sequence MDKPTMFEPYRATPDIDVLPAYFPVPGFGVLPVNSFVLRAAEPVLVDSGMGVLGDAFMEKLSSVIDPGDLKWLWLTHTDQDHVGSLWQVLKRAPKLRVITTYLGMGKMSLYKPLPMDRVLLLNPGQSISVGDRKLTAIKPPTFDAPETTGFYDPKAAALFSADCFGALMKNPVERAADISSGELKEGLSTWATVDSPWLHVADRALLDRALDGVRKMSPKLIVSSHLPPATDMTEELLGLLAAVPGAEPFVGPDQQALEAMIREGGGQ encoded by the coding sequence ATGGATAAACCCACCATGTTCGAGCCCTATCGGGCCACTCCGGATATTGACGTCCTGCCCGCCTATTTTCCCGTTCCCGGGTTCGGGGTCCTTCCCGTTAACTCCTTTGTGCTCAGGGCGGCCGAGCCCGTCCTGGTGGACTCTGGAATGGGCGTTCTGGGTGATGCATTCATGGAGAAACTTTCATCGGTTATCGACCCCGGAGACCTCAAGTGGCTGTGGCTTACCCACACCGACCAGGACCACGTCGGGAGCCTCTGGCAGGTCCTCAAAAGGGCTCCGAAGCTCCGGGTCATAACGACCTATCTCGGAATGGGAAAAATGAGCCTGTACAAGCCCTTGCCCATGGACAGGGTGCTTCTGTTGAACCCGGGACAGAGCATTAGCGTGGGGGACCGCAAGCTCACTGCGATTAAGCCGCCCACCTTCGATGCTCCCGAGACCACCGGCTTTTACGACCCCAAGGCCGCCGCCCTCTTCAGCGCGGACTGCTTCGGCGCCCTCATGAAGAATCCCGTGGAAAGGGCGGCCGATATCAGCTCCGGGGAGCTGAAGGAAGGTCTGTCCACATGGGCCACGGTGGACTCTCCATGGCTGCACGTGGCCGACAGGGCCCTGCTGGACAGGGCGCTTGACGGCGTCCGTAAGATGTCCCCGAAGCTCATTGTAAGCAGCCATCTACCCCCGGCCACGGACATGACCGAGGAATTATTGGGCCTTCTGGCCGCAGTACCCGGGGCGGAACCCTTTGTCGGGCCCGACCAGCAGGCGCTGGAAGCGATGATACGGGAAGGAGGGGGACAGTAG
- a CDS encoding L,D-transpeptidase family protein yields the protein MTARRVFSFPCRAAALTVAAVFWMCALAGASAPGSCPDGVSRIVVDTGAGELFLCQRGEVFRSYRVALGRKGVGKNRQGDEKTPLGTYTLGEPRLSENYFAFIPINYPTEEQREQGYTGGAIGIHGPWQDQSVFEPVASLDWTNGCIALASNLEIAEIVIWMKKRGVHRIEIR from the coding sequence ATGACGGCGAGGCGTGTTTTTTCTTTCCCGTGCAGGGCGGCGGCCCTGACGGTGGCCGCGGTGTTCTGGATGTGTGCGCTGGCGGGAGCGTCCGCCCCGGGCTCGTGCCCGGATGGGGTCTCCCGCATCGTCGTGGATACGGGGGCGGGAGAGCTTTTCCTTTGCCAGAGGGGAGAGGTCTTCCGGTCCTATCGGGTCGCCTTGGGCCGGAAGGGCGTGGGCAAGAACAGGCAGGGGGACGAGAAGACGCCCCTGGGGACCTATACCCTGGGGGAGCCGCGCCTCTCGGAGAACTACTTCGCCTTCATCCCCATTAATTATCCCACCGAGGAGCAGAGGGAGCAGGGCTACACGGGCGGGGCCATCGGCATACACGGCCCCTGGCAGGACCAGTCCGTGTTCGAGCCTGTTGCCTCCCTGGACTGGACCAACGGGTGTATCGCCCTGGCCTCGAACCTGGAGATAGCGGAAATCGTCATATGGATGAAGAAAAGGGGCGTGCACCGGATAGAAATCCGGTAA
- a CDS encoding Hsp20/alpha crystallin family protein — translation MAEKERETREVAPYRRRGPLSVFEDMERMFERFMPEWPRAGFWGAPGFPDVDIFERDNQVVVKAELPGVKKEELSVDVTEAEVTISGEKKEEEKVEEKDYYRHERRYGSFARTFALPSGVDAANAKASFRDGVLEISVPKKAEAQRRTVKVD, via the coding sequence ATGGCCGAGAAAGAAAGAGAAACCAGAGAAGTAGCGCCCTACAGGAGAAGAGGCCCGTTGAGCGTTTTTGAGGACATGGAGCGCATGTTCGAGCGGTTCATGCCCGAATGGCCTCGGGCGGGTTTCTGGGGCGCGCCGGGCTTCCCCGACGTGGACATCTTCGAGAGGGACAACCAGGTGGTCGTCAAGGCGGAGCTGCCGGGTGTGAAGAAGGAAGAGCTGAGTGTTGACGTCACGGAGGCCGAGGTCACCATCTCGGGGGAGAAGAAGGAGGAAGAGAAGGTGGAGGAGAAGGACTATTACCGCCACGAGCGGAGATATGGCTCCTTCGCCCGGACCTTCGCCCTGCCCTCGGGCGTGGACGCCGCCAACGCCAAGGCCAGCTTCCGCGATGGGGTGCTGGAGATTTCGGTTCCCAAGAAGGCCGAGGCGCAAAGGCGCACGGTAAAGGTGGACTGA
- a CDS encoding GNAT family N-acetyltransferase: protein MDEEKGRAPDRNPVKALHLKLSVADVRVREASCEDAHAVSGLITSLSRRFIIPQCTKEGARKLLAASSTESIKENMRKGFRYHVAEGEGRVVGVVGMEDNRHVYHLFVDTSVQKRGLGRRLFQVAREAALAAGGSGEFTVNSSNYAVGFYARLGFRRRWGPLMKNGVPTTMMVIKEEGEDA, encoded by the coding sequence ATGGATGAAGAAAAGGGGCGTGCACCGGATAGAAATCCGGTAAAGGCGCTGCACCTGAAACTGTCTGTGGCGGACGTGCGCGTCCGGGAGGCATCCTGCGAGGACGCCCACGCCGTGAGCGGCCTCATTACGTCCCTTTCCCGGCGGTTCATCATCCCCCAGTGCACCAAAGAGGGCGCCCGGAAGCTCCTTGCCGCCTCCTCCACGGAGTCCATAAAGGAGAATATGAGGAAGGGCTTCCGCTATCACGTGGCCGAGGGGGAGGGCCGGGTGGTGGGCGTGGTGGGCATGGAGGACAACCGGCACGTCTATCATCTCTTCGTGGACACCTCGGTGCAGAAGCGCGGCCTCGGGAGGCGCCTTTTCCAGGTAGCCCGGGAGGCCGCTCTCGCGGCCGGGGGCAGTGGGGAGTTTACGGTGAACTCCTCGAATTACGCCGTGGGGTTTTATGCAAGGCTGGGCTTCAGGCGCCGGTGGGGGCCCCTGATGAAAAACGGTGTGCCCACCACCATGATGGTCATAAAGGAGGAAGGAGAAGATGCCTAG